Proteins from a genomic interval of Alteromonas macleodii ATCC 27126:
- a CDS encoding insulinase family protein has translation MNNTINLENAHHVTLPNGLRAMLCHTPEASESFVSMAVRAGHFYDPSDCQGLAHLLEHMLFMGSRHLPKPNAINGFIEQHGGTINAWTGTEYANYHFSCSRDTIAQTLPAFADMLRQPLFEEDALTNEIKNIHSEFEFKKKDDLRRLYQIHKETCNPQHPFAKFSVGNSDTFSQHECAELKRRLKVLHQSYYCAQNMRLCVASPMPIPQLEALVHQCFGTLPSGQLASDDWPELYTENELGIQINIHPLQSARRMIVTFALPALQNDYKTKPLNYISHLIGDEGEGSLLAYLKEKDWALNLIAGSGIEGDKFKDFNVSFQLTQEGLKHKAQVLEALFSYIELIKEASTEEWRFHEKSQLNALALEYEENVKPLGIMTEYAQHQFIFEPEELNRLRSTIGSYDRSVIEHALSFFTPKNLRLKVISKDVKTTQVCAFYEAEYSVENIDDSLLRSLESAKRISALRLPPPNPYLASEYTLILPETGFNIPNKLVDDGGYRFWFAQDQQFHSPKGDIYISFDTARFSDSLTSVAAKRIWLGALNDHLQAKYYRAEIAGLHYRIYGHQAGFTLHTRGFTNQQTLLASQLLDAVLEFTPDERVFEHHKALQIQSLHNSLLNKPTNRLFSRLSVLIQRNTQAPVELLDVIENISYQEMLSCRNNAFEHYFVEAFMHGNWASEEAKGFSTELRNHCKNTGGAPLSRAVSKLPVGGTLYHEVLCNHDDSAVVLYLQAPSPSLTDTALCMVLEQMLAAPFFNSLRTEQQLGYIVGTGYVPHNQHPGMAFYIQSPQCSPKQLLDAMTAFLFQQLNEIEFYRFYWPTIQQNLIKQLEERDLTLSMKSQRLWVSLGTQDLEFNRNAKLAERIKGLSFEEIQDFAYQLAKRERCGELVLFSRGKFESIPTQEKRTINSISEFKKEIPYY, from the coding sequence GTGAACAACACCATAAATTTAGAAAACGCACATCACGTTACTTTACCTAATGGGTTGCGTGCCATGTTATGTCACACGCCAGAAGCGAGTGAATCTTTTGTTTCAATGGCGGTAAGAGCCGGACACTTTTATGACCCAAGCGATTGCCAAGGGTTAGCCCACCTTCTTGAACACATGCTTTTCATGGGAAGCCGTCACTTACCTAAGCCCAATGCGATTAATGGATTCATTGAACAGCACGGAGGCACAATAAACGCGTGGACGGGAACTGAATACGCTAATTATCATTTCAGTTGCAGTAGAGACACTATTGCGCAAACGTTGCCTGCGTTTGCAGATATGCTAAGGCAGCCCCTCTTTGAAGAGGATGCACTTACCAATGAAATAAAGAATATTCATTCAGAGTTTGAGTTTAAGAAAAAGGACGACCTTCGACGTCTTTATCAAATACATAAAGAAACATGTAACCCCCAGCATCCTTTTGCAAAATTTTCGGTGGGCAATAGCGATACATTTTCCCAACATGAATGTGCAGAACTGAAGCGTCGCCTAAAGGTACTTCACCAATCTTATTATTGTGCTCAGAACATGCGACTGTGTGTAGCCAGCCCTATGCCAATACCACAGCTCGAGGCATTAGTGCATCAATGCTTTGGTACGTTACCAAGCGGACAGTTAGCCTCTGACGACTGGCCTGAACTATATACTGAAAATGAGCTAGGCATTCAGATCAATATACATCCTCTGCAATCTGCTAGACGGATGATAGTAACGTTTGCGCTACCCGCTTTACAGAACGACTACAAAACCAAACCACTGAACTACATCAGCCATTTGATTGGTGATGAAGGCGAAGGAAGCCTACTTGCCTATTTGAAAGAAAAAGACTGGGCACTAAATCTAATCGCCGGTTCAGGTATAGAGGGCGATAAATTTAAAGACTTTAACGTGAGCTTTCAGCTCACTCAGGAAGGCCTTAAACATAAAGCGCAAGTGTTAGAGGCATTGTTTAGTTATATCGAATTAATAAAAGAAGCATCCACTGAAGAATGGCGCTTTCACGAGAAATCGCAGCTTAATGCGCTGGCACTAGAGTACGAAGAAAATGTGAAGCCACTTGGGATCATGACCGAGTATGCACAGCATCAATTTATATTTGAGCCGGAAGAATTAAATAGGCTACGTTCCACTATTGGTAGTTATGACAGAAGCGTTATTGAGCATGCCCTGTCGTTTTTTACACCGAAAAATCTTCGCTTAAAAGTAATATCGAAAGACGTAAAAACTACTCAAGTATGTGCATTTTATGAAGCTGAATATAGTGTCGAAAATATCGATGACTCTCTATTGCGCTCTCTTGAGTCAGCAAAAAGAATTTCTGCATTACGTCTTCCACCGCCTAATCCTTATTTGGCAAGTGAATACACCCTGATACTACCTGAAACAGGGTTTAACATTCCTAACAAATTAGTCGACGACGGTGGCTATCGTTTTTGGTTCGCTCAGGATCAGCAGTTTCATAGCCCTAAAGGAGATATTTATATTTCCTTCGACACTGCTCGTTTTTCTGACTCACTGACCTCAGTCGCAGCAAAGAGAATTTGGTTGGGAGCTCTGAATGACCACCTTCAAGCGAAATATTATCGAGCAGAAATTGCTGGTCTTCACTATCGAATTTATGGGCATCAAGCAGGGTTTACGCTGCATACACGTGGTTTTACTAATCAACAAACCTTATTAGCCAGCCAGCTTCTTGATGCTGTTCTTGAGTTCACTCCCGACGAAAGAGTGTTTGAACATCACAAAGCGCTTCAAATTCAAAGCCTCCACAACTCACTGCTGAACAAGCCGACTAACCGTTTATTCTCACGGTTGAGCGTGCTGATTCAACGCAATACACAAGCGCCTGTGGAACTGCTGGATGTGATAGAAAATATCTCTTATCAAGAGATGTTAAGTTGTCGAAACAATGCTTTTGAACATTATTTTGTAGAAGCATTTATGCATGGTAACTGGGCAAGTGAAGAGGCAAAGGGATTCTCTACGGAACTCCGTAACCATTGTAAAAATACGGGGGGAGCACCACTTTCTCGTGCAGTATCAAAACTTCCCGTGGGAGGAACACTCTATCACGAGGTTTTGTGTAATCACGATGACTCCGCTGTTGTACTTTATCTACAAGCCCCCTCACCTAGCCTTACTGATACAGCGTTGTGTATGGTCCTAGAACAAATGCTGGCCGCACCATTCTTCAATTCATTGAGAACAGAACAGCAGCTTGGGTATATTGTGGGAACAGGCTACGTACCACACAATCAACACCCTGGAATGGCTTTTTATATTCAAAGTCCTCAGTGCAGCCCCAAGCAACTGTTGGATGCAATGACCGCCTTTTTGTTCCAGCAACTCAATGAAATAGAGTTCTATCGTTTTTATTGGCCGACTATCCAACAAAACCTTATTAAGCAGTTAGAAGAGAGAGACCTTACTCTTTCGATGAAGTCACAGCGTTTATGGGTAAGTTTGGGTACGCAAGATTTAGAGTTTAATAGAAATGCAAAGCTTGCTGAAAGAATCAAAGGCTTGAGTTTCGAAGAGATTCAAGACTTCGCGTATCAACTCGCTAAACGAGAGCGCTGCGGGGAATTGGTGCTGTTCTCTCGAGGAAAATTTGAGAGTATTCCCACGCAGGAAAAACGAACGATTAACAGTATTTCTGAATTCAAAAAAGAAATTCCTTACTACTAA
- the sixA gene encoding phosphohistidine phosphatase SixA, whose translation MSGQSSNDDIYLFIMRHGEAEAPRLDDKSRQLTPLGREQAKTAALWLKDQYCQKGIVDLALVSPYRRAKQTHDMVSLDIIANKVENNEDIVPEGSPRLVSDYIDGLLHAAVNSKKPIKKLLVVSHMPLVSYLVDELCQSYTTSLFSTASIAVIKYSLKEHKGTLVTHYQGL comes from the coding sequence ATGTCAGGTCAAAGTAGCAACGACGACATTTATCTTTTCATTATGCGTCACGGTGAAGCAGAAGCGCCCAGACTCGATGATAAAAGCAGGCAACTTACACCATTAGGTAGAGAGCAAGCCAAAACAGCAGCTTTATGGTTAAAAGATCAGTATTGCCAGAAAGGCATTGTGGACTTAGCGCTTGTGAGCCCTTATCGTCGAGCCAAACAGACCCATGATATGGTATCGCTTGATATCATTGCGAACAAAGTTGAAAATAATGAAGATATTGTTCCGGAAGGCTCGCCAAGACTGGTGAGTGATTATATTGATGGACTTCTTCACGCCGCGGTCAATTCCAAAAAACCAATCAAAAAACTTCTTGTTGTTAGTCACATGCCGCTAGTTAGCTATCTCGTTGATGAACTGTGCCAGTCTTACACCACAAGTTTGTTTTCTACGGCCTCAATTGCTGTTATCAAGTACTCTTTAAAAGAGCACAAAGGCACGCTGGTAACGCATTATCAAGGACTGTAA
- a CDS encoding HlyC/CorC family transporter, with amino-acid sequence MDDISTSTLFIALGVLILLSAYFSSSETGMMSINRYRLKHLQGEGNRSAIRVAKLLERPDRLIGLILIGNNLVNIAASSLATILCIRLFGDYWGLFAATFGLTLVLLIFAEVTPKTLAALYPEKVAFPSSIILLPLLTLLYPFVAAINGITNGILALLRISPASGSDDSLSREELRTVVFEAGAMIPKRHQDMLVSILDLESVTAEDIMVPRAEIFAIDINDDWKKIQKALTHAQHTRVLLYRDSVDDAVGFVHVRDALRLLSKDQFTKSSLLRAVREIYYTPESTPLHTLMYKFQAEKERIALVVDEYGDIMGLVTLEDILEEIIGDFTTSMVPDHSKEAHVQQDGSVLVDGSANVRELNREMDWNLPTEGPKTLNGLLLEYLEDIPENKVSVRLAGYPLEIVDISESMIKTVRIMPEYYVAPKESNNDH; translated from the coding sequence TTGGACGACATATCAACGAGTACGCTGTTTATCGCGCTCGGCGTACTCATATTACTATCTGCGTATTTCTCTAGTTCAGAAACTGGCATGATGTCGATTAATCGTTATCGACTCAAGCATTTGCAAGGAGAAGGCAACCGCTCAGCTATACGTGTTGCTAAACTTCTAGAACGACCTGATCGCCTTATCGGCCTTATTCTCATCGGAAACAACTTAGTGAATATTGCAGCATCCTCGCTTGCAACCATACTTTGTATTCGTTTATTCGGTGACTATTGGGGGCTGTTTGCTGCTACCTTTGGCTTAACGCTGGTCCTACTTATTTTTGCAGAAGTAACGCCGAAAACACTAGCTGCGCTGTATCCAGAAAAAGTGGCATTTCCGAGCTCCATTATTCTGCTTCCACTACTCACCTTGCTGTACCCTTTTGTGGCAGCGATTAACGGTATCACAAACGGCATTCTAGCTTTGCTAAGAATTAGTCCTGCAAGTGGAAGTGACGACTCGTTAAGTCGAGAAGAGTTAAGAACCGTGGTTTTTGAAGCTGGTGCCATGATCCCTAAGCGACACCAAGATATGTTGGTGAGTATTTTGGACTTAGAAAGCGTAACGGCCGAAGATATCATGGTGCCACGTGCTGAAATTTTTGCTATCGACATTAACGACGATTGGAAGAAAATTCAAAAAGCGTTAACCCATGCTCAACATACCCGTGTTTTATTATACCGAGACAGTGTCGACGATGCGGTCGGCTTTGTGCATGTGCGTGACGCCCTGCGCCTTCTATCTAAAGACCAGTTCACTAAATCAAGCTTGCTTCGCGCAGTTCGTGAGATTTACTACACACCAGAATCTACCCCGCTGCACACGCTGATGTATAAGTTTCAAGCCGAAAAAGAGCGCATTGCTCTGGTTGTTGATGAGTATGGCGACATTATGGGTCTAGTCACTCTTGAAGATATTCTTGAAGAGATTATCGGTGACTTTACCACCAGTATGGTTCCAGACCACAGTAAGGAAGCACACGTACAACAGGATGGTTCAGTATTGGTTGATGGTAGTGCCAACGTCCGAGAATTGAACAGAGAAATGGATTGGAACCTGCCTACGGAAGGCCCTAAAACCCTTAATGGTTTATTACTTGAGTATCTTGAAGATATTCCTGAGAACAAAGTAAGCGTGCGTTTGGCGGGTTATCCGTTAGAAATTGTAGACATTTCAGAAAGCATGATAAAAACCGTCAGAATCATGCCGGAATACTATGTTGCACCTAAAGAGTCGAATAACGACCACTAA
- a CDS encoding inner membrane protein YpjD, with amino-acid sequence MNTLFAISAALLYALAAAVLIGKFVHQDGPNKRLGLSIASVGAIAHIAFLTNVIIVAPGQDMSVTNVLSLVSWIITVSMLIFARAIPNLILLPVVFGFASLTVLASQFIPVSYIMHIELQPGLVIHISLSLFAYCTLVIAFLYALQMSYITYRLKQKGAALLHSSLPPLMLVENILFKLLLAGTCLLTVSLISGFVFLEDMFNKTYAHKTVLSAAALVVFLILLIGQKLRGWRGRQVIVMTVLGVTLLSLAYFGSKLVREFLL; translated from the coding sequence ATGAACACCCTTTTCGCCATATCTGCTGCTTTACTCTACGCATTAGCTGCGGCAGTACTTATTGGCAAATTCGTACACCAAGACGGCCCAAATAAGCGATTAGGGCTATCCATCGCTAGTGTTGGGGCAATTGCACATATCGCTTTTCTCACCAACGTTATTATTGTCGCGCCTGGGCAAGACATGAGTGTAACCAACGTGCTTTCATTAGTGTCGTGGATAATTACAGTATCCATGCTTATATTTGCCCGCGCCATTCCTAATCTTATTTTACTTCCTGTTGTTTTCGGCTTTGCAAGTCTTACGGTACTCGCCTCACAGTTTATTCCCGTGTCGTACATCATGCACATAGAGCTGCAGCCGGGCTTAGTTATCCATATTAGTTTGTCATTGTTTGCTTACTGCACTTTGGTCATTGCATTCTTATACGCACTGCAAATGTCCTACATTACCTACCGGTTAAAGCAAAAAGGTGCTGCGCTACTACATTCATCACTACCGCCTTTAATGCTTGTAGAAAACATTTTGTTCAAGCTGTTGCTTGCGGGAACTTGTTTACTAACCGTCTCACTAATTAGCGGGTTTGTTTTCTTAGAAGATATGTTTAACAAAACTTACGCGCATAAAACGGTGCTATCAGCGGCCGCTCTCGTTGTTTTTCTCATTCTTTTAATAGGCCAGAAACTTCGAGGTTGGCGCGGGCGACAAGTTATTGTGATGACAGTCTTGGGTGTGACGCTACTGTCCCTTGCCTATTTTGGTAGCAAACTAGTTCGCGAATTTCTTCTTTAA
- the ffh gene encoding signal recognition particle protein, with protein MFENLSERLGQTLRNVSGKGRLTEDNIKETLREVRMALLEADVALPVVKAFVAQVKERAVGTEVTKSLKPGQVFIKIVQSELESVMGEANEKLNLATQPPAVVLMAGLQGAGKTTSVGKLAKYLTEREKKKVMVVSADVYRPAAIKQLETLAGEVNVAFHPSTILQKPIDIVNDAIVEAKKNFFDVLLVDTAGRLHVDNDMMDEIKELHAAVKPIETLFVVDAMTGQDAANTAKAFNDALPLTGVILTKADGDARGGAALSVRHITGKPIKFIGMGEKVDALEPFHPERIASRILGMGDVLSLIEEVERKVDKSKAEKLAKKVQKGKGFDLQDFKDQLEQMKNMGGMMGMLDKLPGMGGMSDKIKDQANDKQFNQMEAIINSMTPAERARPDMIKGSRKRRIAAGSGTQIQDVNRLLKQFTQMQKMMKKMSGGGMKKMMRQMKGMMPPGGGFGGPGGPGGPGGFGGPGGFGGGGGFPPR; from the coding sequence ATGTTTGAGAATTTATCAGAACGCTTAGGCCAGACATTACGAAATGTCAGCGGTAAAGGGCGTCTTACTGAAGACAATATTAAAGAAACGCTACGCGAAGTGCGTATGGCACTACTTGAAGCCGACGTTGCGCTACCCGTAGTAAAAGCGTTTGTTGCACAGGTAAAAGAACGTGCAGTTGGTACCGAAGTAACCAAAAGCCTCAAGCCTGGCCAAGTATTTATTAAAATCGTTCAGTCTGAACTAGAGTCGGTGATGGGGGAGGCGAACGAAAAGCTTAACCTCGCAACTCAACCTCCGGCTGTTGTGCTTATGGCGGGCTTACAAGGTGCGGGTAAAACTACGTCTGTAGGTAAACTTGCGAAATACCTAACTGAGCGCGAGAAAAAGAAAGTGATGGTAGTGAGTGCCGACGTATACCGTCCGGCCGCTATCAAGCAGCTTGAAACACTCGCCGGTGAAGTGAACGTAGCTTTCCATCCGTCAACGATTTTACAAAAGCCCATTGATATCGTTAACGACGCTATTGTTGAAGCGAAGAAAAATTTCTTCGACGTTCTACTAGTAGATACCGCGGGTCGTTTGCATGTCGATAACGACATGATGGACGAAATTAAAGAGCTTCACGCTGCAGTTAAGCCAATTGAAACCCTGTTTGTGGTTGATGCCATGACCGGTCAGGATGCTGCGAATACGGCAAAGGCGTTTAACGACGCGCTACCGCTAACCGGTGTAATACTGACCAAAGCAGATGGTGACGCACGAGGTGGTGCTGCACTGTCGGTTCGTCACATCACGGGTAAACCTATTAAGTTTATCGGTATGGGCGAAAAGGTTGATGCACTTGAGCCTTTCCACCCTGAGCGTATTGCGTCTCGTATCTTGGGCATGGGCGACGTACTTAGCCTTATCGAAGAGGTTGAGCGTAAAGTCGATAAGTCGAAAGCGGAAAAGCTGGCCAAGAAGGTACAGAAAGGAAAAGGCTTCGACCTGCAAGACTTTAAAGATCAGCTTGAGCAAATGAAGAACATGGGCGGCATGATGGGAATGCTTGATAAGCTTCCTGGCATGGGCGGTATGTCTGATAAAATCAAAGATCAGGCAAACGACAAGCAGTTTAACCAAATGGAAGCCATCATTAATTCGATGACACCAGCTGAACGTGCGCGCCCAGATATGATTAAAGGGTCGCGTAAGCGCCGTATAGCAGCCGGTTCAGGTACGCAAATTCAAGACGTAAACCGTTTACTTAAGCAGTTTACGCAAATGCAGAAAATGATGAAGAAGATGTCTGGCGGCGGCATGAAGAAGATGATGCGTCAGATGAAAGGCATGATGCCTCCGGGTGGCGGTTTTGGAGGCCCAGGTGGTCCAGGCGGCCCGGGTGGATTCGGCGGCCCTGGCGGGTTTGGCGGAGGCGGTGGCTTCCCACCACGTTAA
- a CDS encoding YncE family protein, which yields MEFNKTSQQKLKLSLLATAMVLALSACDGDDGTDGVDGTDGAPGQDGATGQDGTPGFASATFLVANNGDDNRNTVTSIDQNANVLSTVTTGANEGIVFTQSGSLVQAGDSDLPLLRTLCNFEAQADYMMSTGHEITGATTGLVNPKGIAFAENAGLVMVADFNGQKVSVFGGQAAGNVAPIAEIMTSAKPWDVAYDEQSDRLFVALTDGTLAVYDNVAGSDFAPTVMRSVVPSDADGNQISINLHGIAYEPMSNRMVLSDVGDAAIADDGQIFVLENASTADGAVVPSRVIGGASTQLGNPVDIVLTGSDLRVAEKSNDAILVFSNIFNGASGDVAPTLSTPSVKPESLAELTQLNEMKDASDDGITTMPIMGLSVSSNPASEGATTGQVAQYSAVLSSELSTFDAGMSIESAAFTASGDGVITFDDVETSTGGLLVINRLKTMRDGMMYSDSFDHMIAGSDTGLIAPKGLDIASEAGVVFVADVNEATPAVRVFSPCASGNVAPLLTLEAANGARPWDVDYDPSTDSAYLALTNGSVAVFEEVMRKMESGETVITGEDRLIVPASGGTAFAAPTNIHGIDYDSQSDSLVISDVGSAADATDGKLYVIPGAGSADGITDVSVNIAGPSSMLGNPVDLMLSNGHVYVAEKSNGMILRFDNILNAASGDITPSFSMMYPAPESVNVLSVK from the coding sequence ATGGAATTCAATAAAACATCACAGCAAAAATTAAAACTGTCACTGTTGGCGACGGCAATGGTTCTCGCGCTAAGTGCCTGCGACGGTGACGACGGAACAGATGGTGTCGATGGGACTGATGGCGCGCCTGGCCAAGATGGTGCAACCGGTCAAGATGGAACCCCAGGCTTCGCGTCTGCGACATTCTTGGTCGCAAATAATGGCGATGACAACCGCAATACGGTTACTTCGATTGACCAAAACGCAAATGTTTTATCTACGGTAACCACTGGAGCGAATGAGGGGATTGTATTCACGCAAAGCGGAAGCTTGGTACAAGCTGGTGACAGTGATTTACCGTTATTAAGAACGCTTTGTAATTTTGAAGCTCAAGCCGACTACATGATGAGTACAGGGCATGAGATAACGGGCGCAACTACGGGCCTTGTTAATCCGAAAGGTATTGCCTTTGCTGAAAATGCAGGTTTAGTTATGGTGGCTGACTTTAACGGTCAAAAGGTTAGCGTATTCGGTGGCCAAGCAGCAGGCAATGTTGCACCGATTGCAGAAATAATGACCTCAGCAAAACCATGGGATGTGGCCTATGACGAACAAAGCGATAGATTGTTTGTTGCACTGACCGATGGGACACTCGCGGTTTACGATAATGTCGCTGGTTCTGATTTTGCGCCCACAGTTATGCGTTCAGTGGTGCCTTCAGATGCAGACGGAAATCAAATATCGATTAATCTGCACGGTATCGCTTACGAGCCTATGTCTAATCGTATGGTATTGTCAGACGTTGGCGATGCTGCAATTGCTGATGATGGTCAAATTTTTGTTTTAGAAAATGCCTCTACGGCTGATGGGGCTGTGGTACCAAGCAGAGTGATTGGTGGCGCATCTACCCAGCTTGGTAATCCAGTAGACATTGTTTTAACCGGTTCTGATCTTCGCGTGGCGGAAAAATCCAATGACGCCATTTTGGTGTTCTCAAACATATTCAACGGTGCTAGTGGCGACGTTGCACCAACGCTATCAACGCCCTCAGTAAAACCAGAGTCGTTGGCCGAGTTAACTCAGCTGAACGAGATGAAAGACGCATCGGACGATGGCATAACTACCATGCCTATTATGGGCCTTTCGGTATCAAGTAACCCTGCAAGCGAAGGTGCAACCACGGGGCAAGTAGCGCAATACAGCGCTGTACTTTCCAGTGAGCTAAGCACTTTTGACGCTGGTATGAGCATTGAGAGTGCCGCTTTCACGGCTAGCGGTGATGGCGTCATTACCTTCGATGATGTTGAAACCTCAACGGGTGGTTTACTCGTGATTAATCGCCTTAAAACCATGCGAGACGGTATGATGTATAGCGATAGTTTCGACCACATGATTGCGGGTAGCGATACAGGCTTGATTGCACCTAAAGGGTTAGACATTGCTTCAGAAGCAGGTGTGGTATTTGTGGCAGATGTTAACGAAGCTACTCCTGCCGTTCGCGTATTTTCGCCTTGTGCATCAGGCAATGTTGCGCCTCTATTAACACTTGAAGCTGCCAACGGGGCGCGCCCTTGGGATGTGGATTACGACCCATCAACTGATAGCGCGTATCTGGCGTTAACTAACGGTTCGGTTGCCGTGTTTGAAGAAGTGATGCGCAAAATGGAAAGCGGTGAAACCGTAATTACGGGTGAAGATAGGCTGATTGTCCCTGCAAGTGGTGGGACAGCATTTGCCGCGCCAACCAACATCCATGGCATAGACTATGATAGCCAAAGCGATAGTTTGGTCATTTCTGATGTAGGCAGCGCAGCGGATGCTACTGACGGTAAATTGTACGTGATTCCTGGCGCAGGCAGTGCCGATGGCATAACGGATGTATCCGTCAATATTGCAGGACCGAGCTCAATGTTGGGTAATCCGGTAGACTTGATGCTCAGCAATGGTCATGTATATGTTGCTGAAAAATCAAATGGCATGATCCTGCGCTTTGACAATATTCTAAATGCAGCCTCGGGTGATATTACGCCCAGCTTTAGCATGATGTATCCCGCACCAGAGTCGGTAAATGTATTGTCAGTGAAGTAA